The DNA region CCAGCCATCGTTACGAGTGCAACAACCGGTGAAGGAATCGAGGGTTTGAAAGCGTGGATGAAAGGGAGGACTTCTGTGGTCTCTGGGTTGTCAGGCGTTGGAAAATCCTCGCTCTTGAATGCTATCCAGCCCGGTTTGAAATTGAAGACGAACACAGTGAATCCGAAACGAGGCGGAAGGCACACGACTGCTGCAACCCAACTTTACAGATTGGATTTTGGTGGTTTTATCGCCGATACGCCGGGGCTTCGCGAGTTGCACTTTTACGACATCGAGCCTCGCTTAATGGACCGCTATTTTCCAGAGATGAATTCGCTTCGAGAGCATTGTACAAAAGGTGCCTGCACGCATATTTATGAGAACGGTTGTGCAGTGGAGATAGCGTTGAAGAAAGGAGACATTTCACAGTCTCGATATGAAAGTTATTGTGAATTTCAAAAATAGAGCAATTAGTATGAAAACAAGAGGTTTGGGCTTCTCCCATGCTGGGCGAGGTGTTTTTGCTTGGGTATTTCTGTCCTAACTTCGCCAACTATAATTATAATTACGGAGCGAAATTCGTGAGCGTAAAACTATGTATCATGACAGCTTACGCCGATGAAACCTTGGCACTTCTCAACGTCTTGGGGCAGGGTGTTGGTGATTCAGTTGATTGGAACAGTAGACTGCAGTTTGAATGGATAGATGGAGACACAAAATGGGTCGTCATGCAGTCGGGCATGGGCAAAGTGCGTGCAGCGTCGATGTGCCAGATGATAATAGACATGTATCAAGTAGAGACCTTCTTTGAGTTCGGATTTGCAGGGGGTTTAGTCGATACCTTGAATATCGGAGACATTGTAGTAATTACCGGTGTCTCTGAACATGACGTGCCAAATAGACCTGAAATTCAGCGTGAACAAGAGACGTGGCGAGAACGTTTGTTTCAGACTTCTGCATCGTCAATAAGTAAATTTGCAACGACGCTATCAACCAATCCCAATGCTACGATTACAAAATCCTCTGTGATTTGCGGTGATATGGACATATATAATCGTGAGGTGAGGAACAGGATTGCCAAAGAGAGTGGAGCCGTCGCAGTCAATTGGGAGTCCTCGGCGATTGTAGATGTCTGTGCGATTAATAACGTCAAATATGTTGGCATCCGCATCATATCCGACCTGTGTGTTGAAGAGGATAGCGGACCTATTCCTGAAGAGAGAGTTGCACTCTTGCACAAATCCACAACTGCGTACGTAAAGACTTTAATGGACCTCATCCAGAAAACTTAATATTCCTGCCTACAAATCTTTTCCGATTGACACGCCCTAAATTTGTGATACAATTGTTGATCAATACGAATGATCCCGCAAATTGCTATCCGTTTTCAAGCCGTTAGGAGGAATAGCCCGTGCGACAGTTGATAAATCGTCAATATAAGACCATCATGGGAAAGAGAATAAGCAGCCAATTTCGTTGCCTGCTTATTGGTTGGATGTTGCTCTCAGTTTTTATTTCCGTAGGTTTCACCGATGAGTTGGGACTCGTCACTGAGGTGGAATTTCAACCTTTAGCAGCAGCAACACAGCGGCTTATTGAGGCGTTGGATTATCTCGGTTCACCGCTGTCTGAGGACGACCTTTCAGCAATTGAGAAAGCGTTGGTGTCGGAAGACCATAAACAAGCAGTTATTGACATTCAAAAAATTCTTGATCCGCACTGTTTGGCTGGTGTCAATATCAATCCTGAGAGTCGTGTGAAGGTTAAAGAAGGCCCCGTAAAGAAAGAACTGATGCAACAGGGTTGGCGGACCTTTTTAGTCAAGGCACACAATGAGGCGGGTGTGACGGCACCGTTAGCAGCAGAGAGTGAAAACGCCGCACCGCTTTATAAACGTTCCACTGGAAGTCCTGACCCGGAGATGACTGTCCCTAAAAGCGAAATTCCACATCGGTTTCTGGATATTGCAGTCTATTCCAATCCACCTTTGAAAGCTGGTCTATCGGGATTAGAACTGGAGTATCGTGTCATTCAACTCTACAGCCGTGATGCGGGCAAACGAGAAGCAACGTTGGGTTTCAACGTCGGTCAAGGGACGCAGGACATCGGCTTCCGCGGTGAAGTGCCGATCCTATTTGATTGTGTGCCAGCGGTAAAGGTAACCTTGGAAGTGTTTGACTTCGACGGAAAGTCTACAACCGCGGCTTTTATCATTCGCGACGAGTTGAACCGGGTGTATCCCTCGCGTGGACGCAGACTCGCACCGGATTTCTTCTTTCATAACCAAATCTATCGGCATAGTGGCGAATCCGTCCTCCTGCCACCGGGCAACTATACTGTCGAATACACGCGGGGACCGGAATATAAAGTAAAAACCCAAGCCGTTACCGTGCCGAATGCTGAGACGCATCAAGAGACCTTTCATCTCGAAAGATGGATCCATATTGCAGCAGAAGGTTGGCGTTCTGGCGACCATCATGTACACGCCGCGGGTTGCGCACACTACGAAAGTCCCACCGAAGGTGTTACGCCTGAAGATATGATGCGCCACATTCTCGGAGAAGACCTCAATGTAGGGTGTGTGCTCTCGTGGGGTCCCTGCTGGTATTTTCAGAAGCAGTTTTTTGATGGCAAGGTTCACGAACTCTCAACCGATGATTACGTGATGCGCTACGATGTAGAAGTTTCGGGGTTTCCCTCCTCACACGCTGGACATCTCTCATTACTGGGGTTGACTGAAGATGACTACAAAGGTGTTGAACGGATTGAAGAGTGGCCCAGTTGGGACCTCCCCGTCCTCCAGTGGGCAAAGGAACAGGGCGCGGTAACAGGCTTCAGCCACAGCGGTTGGGGTTTGAAAGTGGATGGCGACGAACTCCCCAATTACAACATGCCACCTTTCGATGGCATCGGTGCAAACGAATACATCGTCGATGTTGTTCATGATGCCGTTGATTTCATCTCTACGGTAGACACACCGTCTGTTTGGGAACTGAATATCTGGTATCACACACTGAATTGTGGGTTCCGTACGCGAATCAGTGGTGAGACGGATTTTCCCTGTATCTACGGCGAGCGCGTCGGGTTAGGTCGTATCTATGTGAAAATGCCTGCCGGTCCTCTCAATTTTGACGCGTGGGCAGCAGGATTGAAAGATGGGCGTTCCTATGTTGGAGATGGTAAAAGTCATCTGTTAGACTTTACCGTCGGTGGCGTACCCGTTGGGGAAAAGACACCCACTGGAGAGCTTAGCCAGTTGAATTTGGAAGCACCCAGCACGGTAACGATCACGGCTCGCGTCGCTGCACGACTTAACGAAACGCCTAACCTTGAGATAAAGAACCGCGCTTTGGATCAACAGCCGTATTGGGACGTTGAGCGTGCCCGCATTGCGGAAAGCCAGAAGGTGCCTGTTGAACTCATTGTCAACGGTCAGGCAGTTGAGACGCAAGAAATTGTCGCTGATGGTGAAGTCGTCCCCGTTCAATTTGAGACATCTATCGACAGATCGAGCTGGGTCGCGCTCCGTATCTTCCCATCGTCCCATACGAATCCGGTTTTTGTCATTGTAGACGGTAAACCGATCCGCGCAAGTCGCAGAAGTGCGCAATGGTGCTTGGAGGCTGTGGAGGTCTGCTGGAACCAGAAGGTCAATCGCATCCGAGAAGAAGAACGCGAGGCCGCTCGCGAAGCATACAACGTAGCATCGCGGACATATCAGAAAATTCTTGAAGAATCTGATGTAGATTGAAACTGAAGTCAGAACTGAATATATGAAATTCTTTGAGACAAGTAACCGTTCACCATGGAGATAAACCCGATGCAATACGACAAAAACAGATTCAAAATATGGGCACTACCTCACCCCTTTACTTTACTCTGGGTATTGTTCCCAGCATTTATGTTCAACGAGCTGATTTTCGGACAACGACTCCCAAAAGTCACCTTGATTGACAAAGAGAGTGATAAACCGCCGGAGGAACGCTCTTACGTTCCCTGCCCGCACTGTGAGACGCTGAATGACCGCCGTTTGTGGTCAACAAAAGGAAGTGCCTTTGGACATGGACGTTGGTTTGGCTTGGTTTGTCCAAGCTGTCATCAAATAATTCCTTGCCTATGGAACATTTTTAGTCTCGCCATATTGGCGATTACTTTCCCGCTGTGGTATTTTCCTGTTCGTTTTTTTCGCCATAAATGGATAGAGAAAGAAAAAGAGAGATTGGCGAAGGCCCTTGAACGTCCCCTGCTCCAAGCAACGTCCATAATAGATTCGCTTTCGATAGGTGTCGTTTGCGGTATATCTATGTGGGGGACGTGGGTGATTATCGAGGTTGTGTGGAACGTATGGGAATGGGATTTGAAAACGATGCTCAAAATTTTGCCATTTTGTTTGTTAGCAGGCTATTTCATGAACTGGCTTCAAAAAGAAATTGAAAAGGAAAAGGAAAGATTGGCAAATGTTCCTGAACGCCCCTTGATTCGAGCAATTCGAGCAAAGTCCATAAAGTCCACCATAAAGTCCATGAGGTGGTTTTTAAAAGGCACCTTCTACTTCGGTGGAGGCATGTGGGTGGCTTTCGCGGTGTGGGACGT from Candidatus Poribacteria bacterium includes:
- a CDS encoding CehA/McbA family metallohydrolase — translated: MLLSVFISVGFTDELGLVTEVEFQPLAAATQRLIEALDYLGSPLSEDDLSAIEKALVSEDHKQAVIDIQKILDPHCLAGVNINPESRVKVKEGPVKKELMQQGWRTFLVKAHNEAGVTAPLAAESENAAPLYKRSTGSPDPEMTVPKSEIPHRFLDIAVYSNPPLKAGLSGLELEYRVIQLYSRDAGKREATLGFNVGQGTQDIGFRGEVPILFDCVPAVKVTLEVFDFDGKSTTAAFIIRDELNRVYPSRGRRLAPDFFFHNQIYRHSGESVLLPPGNYTVEYTRGPEYKVKTQAVTVPNAETHQETFHLERWIHIAAEGWRSGDHHVHAAGCAHYESPTEGVTPEDMMRHILGEDLNVGCVLSWGPCWYFQKQFFDGKVHELSTDDYVMRYDVEVSGFPSSHAGHLSLLGLTEDDYKGVERIEEWPSWDLPVLQWAKEQGAVTGFSHSGWGLKVDGDELPNYNMPPFDGIGANEYIVDVVHDAVDFISTVDTPSVWELNIWYHTLNCGFRTRISGETDFPCIYGERVGLGRIYVKMPAGPLNFDAWAAGLKDGRSYVGDGKSHLLDFTVGGVPVGEKTPTGELSQLNLEAPSTVTITARVAARLNETPNLEIKNRALDQQPYWDVERARIAESQKVPVELIVNGQAVETQEIVADGEVVPVQFETSIDRSSWVALRIFPSSHTNPVFVIVDGKPIRASRRSAQWCLEAVEVCWNQKVNRIREEEREAAREAYNVASRTYQKILEESDVD
- a CDS encoding 5'-methylthioadenosine/S-adenosylhomocysteine nucleosidase; the protein is MSVKLCIMTAYADETLALLNVLGQGVGDSVDWNSRLQFEWIDGDTKWVVMQSGMGKVRAASMCQMIIDMYQVETFFEFGFAGGLVDTLNIGDIVVITGVSEHDVPNRPEIQREQETWRERLFQTSASSISKFATTLSTNPNATITKSSVICGDMDIYNREVRNRIAKESGAVAVNWESSAIVDVCAINNVKYVGIRIISDLCVEEDSGPIPEERVALLHKSTTAYVKTLMDLIQKT